The segment CCGTCCCGCCGAACTCGACGACCACGCGGTCGTAGCCGGAGTGGGCGCCGACTCGGATGTCGGTCACGGTCAGCGCGGCACCGACGGCCGGCGCGCTGAGCGGTAGTCGTGCGGTGGGGACGGCCTCGGCGGTCGGTGTCGGCGACGTGTTCTGCGTGGTCGGTGTCGGCGAGCCCTGCTCGTCGGTGACCGTGACGGTGGTGACGGGCGTGGTGCGTGTCGGCGGCGACGAGGGCTCGGCGTCGCCGCAGGCGGTGAGTGCCAGCGTCGCGACCGCAGCGCAGCCGGCAAGGGCGAGACGGTGTCGGACGTCGGTGTTCATGGCTTAGTAGTACGCGACGTTCGCCCGATTCGGCCAGGGTGCCCGCTGTATTGTGACTGTTCTGTGGCTCCGTCGGTGAGGCGCCGCGGATGAGGGAGGGACGATCCGATGGTGCCCCCAGTCGGATTCGAACCGACACTTTGCGAATTTTAAGTTCGCTGCCTCTGCCATTTGGGCTATGGGGGCGCGTGACAAGCATGCCAGGTGCGGCGGCGTCAACGATCTCGCGGTGTCACCAAGGGGAGGAAGACGTCGTCGACGATCGCTTCGAGCGTCTCGTCGGGCACGGCATGGAGGGACATCATCACCTCGTGGCGATACAGGTTGTACGGGACCGCGCGCACGAGGGGAGTGAGGCGCTCGGGGTCGGCCTCGCCGCGCTCGACGGCGCGTTCCAGGATGTCCTCGATCGCCAGGCGGTGCCTCCCGAGAAGGAATTCGCGGACGTCACGCGGGCTGAGGCCGGTCTCCTCGTAGTACCCGCCGAGGCTGGCGCTCATCAGGACCAGGAAGTCCGAGCGCTGTGCGTTGGACCGACGCAGCGCGGTCAGCAGGTCGTCGCGGAGGTTTCCGGTGTCCGGGGCGGTGGTGTCCTGTCCGGCACCGTGGTGTTCGACCGCCGCCTTCAGAAGGTCGGCGCGCGTCGGCCAGCGTCGGTACAGCACGGGTCGGCTGGTCTCGGCGCGGTCGGCGACGGCCTCGAACGTGAAGCCCGAGTATCCGCGCTGTGACAGTTGTTCCCACGCTGCGTCGAGGATGGCGGCCTCGAGTTCCGCGCCGCGTCGCCTGGTCGCCCGTTCACCTTTAGAGTCCACTTGCGTATCTTATCGCACGGCTCTATCTTGGACTTCGTAATTAGATACATCAACGCATCTAAGGGGTTGTGATGGCGAAGGACCCGAGCGTGGCGATCCCACCCGAGGCGAAGCGGGTGGCGGTTGCGGTCATCGTCGGCTTGATCGCCCCGATCCTCGACACGACGATCGTCACGATCGCGTTCGACAGGCTGACGACCGCGCTCGATGCGACCGTCGACCAAGTGCAGTGGGTGGCGACGGGATACCTGCTCGCCCTGGCGGTCGGCGTCCCGCTGGCGGGGTGGGCGGCCACCCGGTTCGGCTCGCGGCGCGCGTGGCGGACGGGACTGTCA is part of the Gordonia phthalatica genome and harbors:
- a CDS encoding TetR/AcrR family transcriptional regulator, which encodes MDSKGERATRRRGAELEAAILDAAWEQLSQRGYSGFTFEAVADRAETSRPVLYRRWPTRADLLKAAVEHHGAGQDTTAPDTGNLRDDLLTALRRSNAQRSDFLVLMSASLGGYYEETGLSPRDVREFLLGRHRLAIEDILERAVERGEADPERLTPLVRAVPYNLYRHEVMMSLHAVPDETLEAIVDDVFLPLVTPRDR
- a CDS encoding AMIN-like domain-containing (lipo)protein; translated protein: MNTDVRHRLALAGCAAVATLALTACGDAEPSSPPTRTTPVTTVTVTDEQGSPTPTTQNTSPTPTAEAVPTARLPLSAPAVGAALTVTDIRVGAHSGYDRVVVEFGGTGTPGYDLRFTDDPRQDGSGDPVSVPGRSVIQLVINGVRYPGDTGIPEFTGPKPVPGAGQVTQVNWFGVFEGQQRLFIGVDADKPAVRVSTLTSPTRLVLDIAH